The following coding sequences lie in one Populus nigra chromosome 15, ddPopNigr1.1, whole genome shotgun sequence genomic window:
- the LOC133673831 gene encoding uncharacterized protein LOC133673831 isoform X1, with translation MSTEPPPFQEAARCDVCKCSFNTFRRRHHCRCCGRTLCHEHSSNQMALPQFGILSNARVCADCFNNSTRSEKVDGVDSITDKVSRLDIDTEKHPKPEPTTQNQSAAGVIECKCGMPLCICEAPAAKTDPVPMQIKLSSTFTSQSNSKPKKTDAVPKNRGSTSSSKPSSVFNHGQITNGAVDKPQMDYEVNGEGLREAIKNGDTVAVKKLLSEGVDANYRDKQGMSLLHLAALFNRTDIAFILMDSGASMNYKNAQGETPLDCAPATLQYKMKQKMEECGQQGPHASV, from the exons ATGTCAACGGAGCCTCCACCTTTTCAAGAAGCAGCTCGCTGTGACGTCTGCAAATGCAGCTTCAACACTTTCCGTCGCCGT CATCATTGCCGTTGTTGCGGAAGGACATTATGCCATGAACACTCGTCAAATCAAATg GCTTTGCCGCAGTTTGGGATACTCTCGAATGCTAGAGTTTGTGCTGATTGTTTTAACAATTCTACTCG ATCAGAGAAAGTTGATGGAGTTGATTCCATAACAGATAAAGTTTCTAGATTAGACATTGATACAGAAAAACATCCAAAACCAGAACCAACAACACAGAATCAATCTGCTGCAGGTGTTATAGAGTGTAAGTGTGGGATGCCTTTATGCATCTGTGAAGCACCAGCAGCAAAAACAGATCCGGTTCCCATGCAG ATAAAACTTTCTTCCACCTTCACATCCCAGTCGAattcaaaaccaaagaaaacagATGCTGTTCCGAAGAACAGAGGCTCCACTTCAAGCAGCAAGCCTAG TTCGGTTTTCAATCATGGCCAAATTACAAATGGTGCTGTAGATAAACCTCAGATGGATTATGAAGTCAATGGAGAG GGTTTAAGGGAAGCCATAAAGAATGGTGATACTGTTGcagtcaagaagcttttgagtGAG GGTGTGGATGCAAATTATCGTGATAAGCAAGGAATGTCTTTGCTACATCTG GCTGCACTTTTTAATCGAACTGACATAGCGTTCATCCTTATGGACTCCGGGGCAAGCATGAACTATAAGAATGCGCAAG GGGAAACGCCATTGGACTGCGCTCCTGCAACTTTGCAGTACAAGATGAAACAGAAAATGGAGGAATGTGGACAGCAGGGGCCACATGCCAGTGTTTGA
- the LOC133673831 gene encoding uncharacterized protein LOC133673831 isoform X2, whose product MSTEPPPFQEAARCDVCKCSFNTFRRRHHCRCCGRTLCHEHSSNQMALPQFGILSNARVCADCFNNSTRSEKVDGVDSITDKVSRLDIDTEKHPKPEPTTQNQSAAGVIECKCGMPLCICEAPAAKTDPVPMQSNSKPKKTDAVPKNRGSTSSSKPSSVFNHGQITNGAVDKPQMDYEVNGEGLREAIKNGDTVAVKKLLSEGVDANYRDKQGMSLLHLAALFNRTDIAFILMDSGASMNYKNAQGETPLDCAPATLQYKMKQKMEECGQQGPHASV is encoded by the exons ATGTCAACGGAGCCTCCACCTTTTCAAGAAGCAGCTCGCTGTGACGTCTGCAAATGCAGCTTCAACACTTTCCGTCGCCGT CATCATTGCCGTTGTTGCGGAAGGACATTATGCCATGAACACTCGTCAAATCAAATg GCTTTGCCGCAGTTTGGGATACTCTCGAATGCTAGAGTTTGTGCTGATTGTTTTAACAATTCTACTCG ATCAGAGAAAGTTGATGGAGTTGATTCCATAACAGATAAAGTTTCTAGATTAGACATTGATACAGAAAAACATCCAAAACCAGAACCAACAACACAGAATCAATCTGCTGCAGGTGTTATAGAGTGTAAGTGTGGGATGCCTTTATGCATCTGTGAAGCACCAGCAGCAAAAACAGATCCGGTTCCCATGCAG TCGAattcaaaaccaaagaaaacagATGCTGTTCCGAAGAACAGAGGCTCCACTTCAAGCAGCAAGCCTAG TTCGGTTTTCAATCATGGCCAAATTACAAATGGTGCTGTAGATAAACCTCAGATGGATTATGAAGTCAATGGAGAG GGTTTAAGGGAAGCCATAAAGAATGGTGATACTGTTGcagtcaagaagcttttgagtGAG GGTGTGGATGCAAATTATCGTGATAAGCAAGGAATGTCTTTGCTACATCTG GCTGCACTTTTTAATCGAACTGACATAGCGTTCATCCTTATGGACTCCGGGGCAAGCATGAACTATAAGAATGCGCAAG GGGAAACGCCATTGGACTGCGCTCCTGCAACTTTGCAGTACAAGATGAAACAGAAAATGGAGGAATGTGGACAGCAGGGGCCACATGCCAGTGTTTGA
- the LOC133673689 gene encoding protein TIFY 3B-like gives MEAQQPDSRKEMKPREDVEVKKEQEVTGSCKEGAGLLEKNGVRHLWTPSYWAFRGRHNKNFPTTLRPMTMATSRPNVTIPTPDQLTIFYGGSVVVFDSIPAEKVHEIMLIAAAAVKPGDMQKSGSPTGTPVLTRSPSMQSTAAPQAQTYSRQNSICRMQAELPIARRQSLQRFFKKRRDRLVSKSPYPTSPAGKEADTTEPGISAAPPPDAVCFGKRLASEELQPKVAANVV, from the exons ATGGAGGCTCAACAACCTGATTCTCGCAAGGAAATGAAGCCACGAGAAGATGTGGAAGTGAAGAAGGAGCAAGAGGTGACGGGATCTTGCAAGGAAGGTGCTGGCTTGTTGGAGAAAAATGGGGTTCGTCATCTTTGGACACCCAGTTACTG GGCATTTAGGGGGAGGCACAACAAGAACTTTCCAACTACGCTCCG GCCCATGACAATGGCGACTTCTAGACCAAATGTCACCATTCCTACTCCAGATCAGCTTACCATCTTCTATGGTGGAAGTGTTGTTGTGTTTGATTCAATTCCTGCAGAAAAG GTTCATGAAATTATGCTTATTGCTGCAGCTGCTGTCAAACCTGGTGACATGCAAAAGAGTGGTTCTCCTACTGGCACACCAGTTCTTACAAGGTCTCCTTCAATGCAAAGCACTGCTGCACCCCAGGCCCAAACATATAGTCGTCAGAATTCCATCTGCAGAATGCAAGCTG aatTGCCTATTGCAAGGAGACAATCCCTGCAGCGTTTCTTCAAGAAGCGACGGGACAG GTTGGTGAGCAAAAGTCCATATCCCACTTCGCCAGCAGGAAAAGAGGCAGACACCACAGAACCTGGTATTAGTGCCGCACCTCCACCAGATGCAGTTTGCTTTGGAAAACGTCTAGCATCAGAAGAGCTTCAACCGAAGGTTGCTGCCAACGTTGTTTGA